The proteins below come from a single Eucalyptus grandis isolate ANBG69807.140 chromosome 3, ASM1654582v1, whole genome shotgun sequence genomic window:
- the LOC104434637 gene encoding disease resistance protein RUN1, with amino-acid sequence MAMATAEILALVNLLFAFASNPSMAFRIFLVMINLAIVAGTMRRNREPSSTSTSSSGINYEVFLSFRGADTRKTFTDHLHEKLVDLGIKVFRDDKDLCAGEEIKKELKDSIKRSRISIAILSKDYASSKSCLMELEQMWECRKLNGQTIIPIFYDVSPFDVKHQAGDFERSFHQHENDGVNSNTIEAWKEVLRRTGNLRGFDRENVDGGHEAQLVKEVVRRVRRVLKKDDQVVTDKLVGIDLHVQELMKKLGVIYRDGQAIQVRGDDVRVVGICGMPGVGKTTLAKVIFNKLHKLFEECSFLEGISSQKVEVSQEMLIADLQKEKPEHLKSSGEGIRKIKSLFSNMKVLIVLDDVYENKQIKALVEKLSWFGTGSRIIVTTSNRKVLKGIDFRAPKDGAANGTVEEYEVAPMRHDHALQLFRKHAFQGDAPQDVSEYDFLSIDITNAIGGLPLAVEITASSLYGEDVQRWRSTLKSLKKYQKDDIYAAFKACYESLSPRIKEIFLDIACFFIGKDKRIPSYMWDACNYDSGGIELLRDMHMLEDGENNELRMQNLLRDFGRKIVESKGLHERCRFWNHSDALSILSDGEGTERVQGIGLTFEEGCSICFPCEKFRKMTNLRYLRLDGANIRGNTENLLPNLRWLDWRESCSIPLNNMHLKKLVVLDLSRSVTNDSKIWSQSMEKVQELKVLNLQGCTLFSELLKFPAPINLEILILEDCTLFSTFGTFISKLECLSSLNLRNCKGVGHLPDELCRMKSLRELLIDGTDVKSIRIRKGSMENLEILSACDCKELCDISIIGHLRCLSRLALDGANIDWDPETFEFPQKLQRLSLRTCRKPYKLPHSIGKLKLLEEMDLSHTRITEMPRSVKDLRNLKTLKMAYSDLRKFSEDIKFGGKVPHEISGLSSLRILRLSSTEVAGLPESICCLSRLQTLDLLDCSQLQALPRLPSSLLHLLWGSEKVSVPDLSYLTNLEEIVLKDVEQPKAGWLMRLVSLKTPNIGWITRLSSLETLELSVSKVTNLPGNFSDLTQLRKLSLSYMKELDLTQLPSSSILTLCLKHCNIQEPKFSSLNYLSELELDDCNLAKIDGLEDIEFLEVLKIYRCRNIKTSMGSKK; translated from the exons atggcgatggcgacggcggaAATACTGGCTCTGGTGAATCTGTTGTTTGCATTCGCTTCGAATCCGTCCATGGCGTTTCGAATTTTTCTCGTAATGATTAATCTTGCAATTGTTGCTGGAACGATGAGAAGAAACCGG GAACCGTCTTCAACCTCTACGTCATCGTCTGGAATCAATTATGAAGtattcttgagtttcagaggtgCAGATACTCGTAAAACATTCACGGATCACCTTCACGAAAAATTGGTAGATCTAGGGATCAAGGTCTTTAGAGACGACAAAGACCTCTGTGCTggggaagaaataaaaaaggagctAAAAGACTCCATCAAGCGGTCAAGGATTTCGATAGCCATACTCTCCAAAGATTATGCTTCCAGTAAAAGCTGCCTCATGGAGCTGGAACAAATGTGGGAGTGcagaaaattaaatggacaGACTATTATCCCGATTTTCTATGATGTTAGTCCCTTCGATGTAAAGCACCAGGCTGGGGATTTTGAAAGGTCCTTCCATCAACATGAGAATGACGGAGTCAACTCAAATACCATCGAAGCATGGAAGGAGGTTCTTCGACGTACGGGTAACTTACGCGGATTTGATCGGGAGAACGTAGATGGGGg GCATGAGGCCCAGCTCGTTAAAGAAGTTGTTAGACGCGTCAGGCGGGTGTTGAAGAAGGATGACCAAGTTGTAACCGACAAACTAGTTGGAATTGATCTTCATGTCCAAGAGTTGATGAAAAAGCTTGGTGTAATCTACAGGGATGGACAAGCGATCCAAGTTCGTGGGGATGACGTGCGTGTTGTTGGAATATGTGGTATGCCCGGTGTTGGAAAGACTACACTTGCAAAGGTTATCTTCAACAAACTGCATAAGTTGTTTGAGGAATGTAGCTTCCTTGAAGGTATTAGTTCCCAGAAAGTCGAGGTTTCACAAGAAATGTTGATTGCTgaccttcaaaaagaaaaaccggAACATCTTAAATCTTCTGGTGAAggtattagaaaaataaaaagtctatTTAGTAATATGAAGGTTCTCATTGTGCTTGATGATGTGTATGAGAATAAACAAATTAAAGCATTAGTCGAGAAACTTAGTTGGTTTGGTACAGGAAGTAGAATCATTGTGACCACAAGCAACAGAAAAGTTCTAAAGGGTATCGACTTTCGAGCACCCAAAGATGGAGCAGCCAATGGAACAGTTGAAGAGTACGAGGTTGCGCCAATGAGACATGACCATGCTCTTCAACTCTTTCGTAAGCATGCTTTTCAAGGGGATGCTCCCCAAGATGTCTCTGAGTATGATTTCCTGTCCATAGACATCACCAATGCTATCGGAGGGCTTCCTCTGGCTGTTGAGATTACGGCTTCAAGTTTATATGGGGAGGATGTGCAAAGGTGGAGAAGTACCTtgaaatccttaaaaaaataccaaaaggaTGATATTTATGCTGCCTTCAAGGCCTGTTATGAATCTTTGAGTCCTCGTATAAAGGAGATTTTCCTTGACATAGCGTGCTTTTTTATAGGAAAGGATAAGAGAATTCCTTCTTACATGTGGGACGCATGTAATTACGATTCTGGAGGAATAGAGCTCCTTCGTGACATGCATATGTTGGAAGATGgagaaaataatgaattaaGAATGCAGAATCTGTTAAGAGACTTTGGCAGGAAGATTGTCGAGAGCAAAGGTCTTCATGAGCGCTGCCGGTTTTGGAATCACAGTGACGCACTTTCCATTCTAAGCGATGGTGAG GGTACTGAAAGAGTCCAAGGCATAGGTCTCACATTTGAAGAGGGTTGCAGCATCTGTTTTCCATGTGAAAAATTTCGCAAAATGACGAATTTGAGGTACCTCAGACTGGATGGGGCTAACATCCGGGGAAATACTGagaatcttcttccaaatttgagGTGGCTTGATTGGCGAGAGAGCTGTTCGATTCCTCTAAATAATATGCATTTGAAGAAGTTAGTCGTTCTTGATCTGTCGAGGAGTGTCACCAATGATTCAAAAATATGGAGTCAAAGCATGGAG AAGGTGCAGGAATTGAAAGTCTTGAACCTACAAGGATGTACTCTGTTCAGTGAATTGTTGAAGTTTCCAGCTCCAATCAACTTGGAGATATTGATTCTGGAAGATTGTACTCTGTTCTCTACATTTGGGACATTCATTAGTAAACTCGAGTGCTTGAGTTCCTTGAATTTGAGAAACTGCAAGGGAGTCGGGCACTTGCCTGACGAACTGTGCCGCATGAAATCTTTGAGGGAACTTCTGATCGATGGAACTGACGTCAAAAGTATTCGTATTCGGAAAGGTTCTATGGAGAATCTTGAAATACTTAGTGCTTGTGACTGTAAAGAATTGTGTGATATATCCATAATTGGGCACCTAAGGTGTCTTTCACGTCTTGCTCTGGATGGTGCTAACATTGATTGGGATCCAGAAACTTTTGAATTTCCTCAGAAACTTCAGAGACTTTCTTTAAGGACTTGTCGGAAACCGTATAAACTTCCACATTCCATTGGGAAGCTGAAGCTGCTGGAGGAAATGGACCTTTCCCACACTAGAATCACAGAAATGCCAAGGTCAGTCAAGGATTTGAGGAATTTGAAGACGCTGAAGATGGCATACTCTGACCTACGAAAATTTTCGGAAGATATT AAATTTGGGGGCAAAGTTCCTCATGAAATTTCAGGACTATCCTCTTTGAGAATTTTGAGATTATCGTCAACTGAAGTTGCTGGCCTGCCTGAGAGCATTTGCTGTCTCTCTCGCCTCCAAACCCTCGACTTACTTGACTGCAGCCAACTTCAGGCACTGCCAAGGTTGCCCTCCAGTTTACTTCATCTCCTCTGGGGATCTGAAAAAGTGAGCGTCCCCGACTTATCATATCTGACAAATCTAGAAGAGATAGTCTTGAAAGATGTTGAGCAGCCAAAAGCTGGATGGCTCATGAGGTTAGTGAGTCTAAAGACCCCAAATATTGGGTGGATCACGAGATTATCAAGTCTAGAGACCTTGGAATTGTCCGTTTCAAAGGTCACCAATCTCCCCGGCAATTTTAGTGACCTTACTCAGCTCCGGAAGCTCTCTTTATCCTACATGAAGGAGCTAGACCTCACCCAACTTCCCTCCTCAAGCATATTGACTCTGTGTCTCAAACACTGCAATATTCAAGAGCCAAAATTTTCTAGTCTGAATTATCTGTCTGAATTAGAACTAGACGACTGCAATCTAGCAAAGATTGATGGTCTTGAAGATATAGAGTTTTTGGAAGTCCTGAAAATTTATCGTTGCAGGAATATAAAAACCTCAATGGGCTCGAAAAAATAA